Below is a window of Vulpes vulpes isolate BD-2025 chromosome 5, VulVul3, whole genome shotgun sequence DNA.
ggagggaggggcggggccggggcggggaggggcggggccggcgcgggcGGGGCCCCATAAAGGCGGCGCCGGGCCGGCCGGGGCGCAGACCCTCGCCGCCGCCTCGCGAGCGCTGcctgccccccgccgccgccgccgccgccgccgccgccgccgccatgaAGACTCCCGGCGAGGTGCTGCGCGAGGGCGAGCTGGAGAAGCGCAGCGACAGCCTGTTCCAGCTCTGGAAGAAGAAGCGCGGCGTGCTCACCCCCGACCGCCTGCGCCTGTTCCCCGCCGGGCCCGGCGCGCGCCCCAAGGAGCTGCGCTTCCACTCCATCCTCAAGGTGGACTGCGTGGAGCGCACCGGCAAGTACGTCTACTTCACCATCGTCACCACCGACCGCAAGGAGATCGACTTCCGCTGCGCGGGCGAGAGCTGCTGGAACGCGGCCATCACGCTGGCGCTCATCGACTTCCAGAACCGCCGCGCCCTGCAGGACTTCCGCAGCCGCCAGGAgcgcgccgcgcccgccgcccccgagccccggccgccccgcgcgCCCTGAGCGCCGCCGCGGTGAGTGCGGGCCGGACGGGGAcccgctcgccccgccccgccccgcccccgcaggaGCCGGCGCTGCGGACCGACCCCTCGGGCCGCGCCGGCAGGACCCCGGGGCGCCCCGGACGGCGGGAGCCCCGCGCGCCGCGCGCCCGCCGAGCACCGTGCGGACCGAGGCCGGGAGCCGAGGCCCCGACCCACAGCGAAGGATCTTCCCATGCGGAACCGCAGAGCCCGGGCCTGCTGAGCAGGCGCCTTAAATTATCAGActatctatgtatttattgtgATGGTTGTCATGGAACCGTCTGTCTTAATATTTCGTTTTTGCATCATATGTTCATTCCAAATAAACGACTTGGTCTTTTCCCTTTTCTACCAGCCCCGGCGTGGTGCGTGAGGTTCTTGCCCCGGGGAGGGGCTTGGCGGCCCCCTTCTGTGGgtgtggggcggggcggggtggggaaaGCCAGCACCCCCGCGTCTGCGTCTGCGGGGCAGGGAAGTCAGCGATGGATCGCAGTGTCATCCCTGGGCCGTGTTCACACCCTCCTTGCCAGGCGACCTCTCCCGAGGCTGGGAAGTGCCCGAGGTTTGGCCCTGGCTGACTTCTGCTCCTGGGTGTGCCTCGGGAGGCCGGAAGGCCGCGGGGCCACTGCTTGCTCAGGGAGGGCCCTCCCAACCCGCCTGGCCTCACCGTGGTCAGCGCACCCCCGCCATGAGCTGCCCCCCCACCGgccccagctgccccccaccacccacaTGCCACCTGTCCGA
It encodes the following:
- the PHLDA2 gene encoding pleckstrin homology-like domain family A member 2; this translates as MKTPGEVLREGELEKRSDSLFQLWKKKRGVLTPDRLRLFPAGPGARPKELRFHSILKVDCVERTGKYVYFTIVTTDRKEIDFRCAGESCWNAAITLALIDFQNRRALQDFRSRQERAAPAAPEPRPPRAP